The following are from one region of the Actinomycetes bacterium genome:
- a CDS encoding HNH endonuclease signature motif containing protein yields GCQIPAAWCDAHHIVPWSCGGVTALVNLVLLCPHHHRLIHHSAWEVDIGADGMPVFSPPDWVTPDIATADPTWRILLSARFRRRPRAA; encoded by the coding sequence GGGGTGCCAGATCCCTGCCGCCTGGTGCGACGCGCACCACATCGTCCCGTGGTCGTGCGGCGGGGTGACGGCGCTGGTCAACCTTGTGCTCCTGTGTCCGCACCATCACCGGCTGATCCACCACTCGGCCTGGGAGGTCGACATCGGCGCCGACGGGATGCCGGTCTTCAGCCCACCGGACTGGGTCACACCCGACATCGCGACTGCCGACCCGACGTGGCGGATCCTGCTGAGCGCTCGGTTCCGACGAAGACCCCGCGCCGCCTGA
- a CDS encoding NAD(P)/FAD-dependent oxidoreductase, whose translation MTDVDAVVVGSGPNGLVAAVRLAQAGLRVVVLEAAERVGGGLRTEELTLPGFRHDVCATVHALAQAAVAFRELGLERDGLTYAHPPVPLGHPLDALPAVILDRDVDTTARGLGRDGRAWRTLVASMAAAGPEVVDGLLSPMQVPPRHPLRLAAFGARGIWPATWVNAAAFREPRARALFAGVSAHAILPLTSPATSGYGLMLASLAHSVGWPVAVGGSQAIADALVRRLRSLGGEVVTGTDVRRLSALPSHRVALLDITPRQFLRIADAELSGRYRRALERYRYGPGVFKLDWALDGPVPWGDERLAAAGTVHLGGRAEEIVAGERTVSRGGHPERPYVLFVQASVADPSRAPAGKQTGWAYCHVPNGSTVDMTGAIEAQLERFAPGFRERVLARHAMGPAALEAHNANEVGGDISGGAADLRQFVARPVLGLDPWSTPLPDVYLCSASTPPGGGVHGMGGWHAAAAALRRM comes from the coding sequence GTGACCGACGTGGACGCCGTGGTCGTGGGATCGGGGCCGAACGGTCTGGTCGCCGCGGTCCGGCTGGCCCAGGCCGGCCTTCGCGTCGTGGTTCTCGAAGCCGCCGAGCGGGTCGGTGGCGGCCTGCGGACGGAGGAGCTGACGCTTCCCGGCTTCCGACACGACGTGTGCGCCACGGTCCACGCCCTGGCGCAGGCCGCTGTGGCCTTTCGCGAGCTGGGGCTCGAGCGGGACGGTCTGACGTACGCGCATCCGCCGGTCCCGCTCGGCCACCCCCTGGACGCGCTGCCGGCCGTGATCCTCGACCGCGACGTCGACACGACCGCGCGCGGCCTCGGCCGGGACGGTCGGGCGTGGCGGACGCTCGTCGCGTCGATGGCCGCGGCCGGGCCCGAGGTCGTCGACGGGCTGCTCTCCCCGATGCAGGTGCCGCCGCGACACCCGTTGCGTCTGGCCGCGTTCGGCGCACGCGGCATCTGGCCCGCGACCTGGGTCAACGCAGCCGCCTTCCGGGAGCCGCGGGCGCGAGCGCTGTTCGCCGGCGTCTCCGCGCACGCGATCCTGCCGCTGACCAGCCCGGCCACCAGCGGCTACGGGCTGATGCTGGCGTCGCTGGCGCACTCCGTCGGCTGGCCGGTCGCCGTCGGGGGCTCGCAGGCGATCGCCGACGCCCTGGTCCGGCGCCTGCGGTCCCTCGGCGGCGAGGTGGTCACCGGCACCGATGTACGACGTCTTTCGGCGCTCCCCTCGCACCGCGTCGCCCTGCTCGACATCACGCCGCGCCAGTTCCTGCGCATCGCGGACGCGGAGCTGAGCGGCCGGTACCGACGGGCCCTCGAGCGGTACCGGTACGGCCCCGGGGTGTTCAAGCTCGACTGGGCGCTCGACGGCCCGGTCCCGTGGGGTGACGAGCGGCTGGCCGCGGCCGGGACGGTCCACCTCGGCGGCCGCGCCGAGGAGATCGTGGCGGGGGAACGGACCGTCTCCCGGGGCGGCCATCCGGAGCGGCCGTACGTGCTCTTCGTCCAGGCGAGCGTCGCCGACCCGTCCCGCGCACCGGCGGGGAAGCAGACCGGCTGGGCGTACTGCCACGTCCCGAACGGGTCCACTGTGGACATGACGGGGGCTATCGAGGCACAGCTCGAGCGCTTCGCCCCGGGATTCCGCGAGCGTGTCCTCGCCCGTCACGCGATGGGTCCGGCCGCGCTCGAGGCGCACAACGCCAACGAGGTGGGCGGGGACATCAGCGGTGGAGCCGCCGACCTGCGCCAGTTCGTGGCCCGCCCGGTGCTGGGCCTGGACCCGTGGTCGACGCCGTTGCCCGACGTCTACCTGTGCTCGGCCTCGACACCGCCGGGCGGGGGAGTCCACGGCATGGGTGGCTGGCACGCCGCCGCCGCGGCGCTTCGCCGGATGTGA
- a CDS encoding STAS domain-containing protein — protein sequence MNEPVLSLDVRHPSDTAAVIDINGEVTAACEPTLMKAYEEASSPGTRLLVLNFDGLQYMNSGGIGMLVTLLVRANRQHQKLAAFGLTDHYRQIFELTRLDEAISIHDDESSALAAA from the coding sequence ATGAACGAGCCCGTGCTGTCCCTGGACGTGAGACACCCGAGTGACACCGCCGCCGTCATCGACATCAACGGCGAGGTGACGGCTGCCTGCGAGCCGACCTTGATGAAGGCCTACGAGGAGGCGAGCTCTCCCGGGACGCGCCTGCTCGTCCTCAACTTCGACGGGTTGCAGTACATGAACAGCGGGGGCATCGGGATGCTCGTGACGCTGCTGGTGCGCGCCAACCGCCAGCACCAGAAGCTCGCCGCCTTCGGTCTCACCGACCACTATCGGCAGATCTTCGAGCTGACCCGGCTCGACGAAGCCATCTCCATCCACGACGACGAGTCCAGCGCCCTCGCGGCCGCCTGA
- a CDS encoding STAS domain-containing protein: MTAYEVAVQGQPPVAVMTLTGQVDRDAMGSLTAAYEDAVRSDPRVVLLDFSKVDYINSTGIALIVGILGRARAENRRVFASGLSSHYEHIFSITRLSDFIQIYSDVDAAVDGAAHS; the protein is encoded by the coding sequence ATGACGGCGTATGAGGTGGCTGTCCAGGGTCAGCCGCCCGTGGCGGTGATGACTCTGACCGGTCAGGTCGATCGTGACGCCATGGGGTCACTGACGGCCGCCTACGAGGACGCGGTCCGGTCCGATCCTCGCGTGGTGCTCCTCGACTTCAGCAAGGTCGACTACATCAACTCCACCGGGATCGCGCTCATCGTGGGGATCCTCGGGCGTGCCAGGGCGGAGAACCGACGGGTGTTCGCGTCCGGGCTGAGCTCCCACTACGAGCACATCTTCTCGATCACCCGCCTCTCGGACTTCATCCAGATCTACTCCGACGTCGACGCCGCCGTCGACGGCGCTGCCCATTCGTGA
- a CDS encoding SpoIIE family protein phosphatase, whose translation MANSVQTEERVGAAPAEGSTGPASRGRSLLRRRSPAVTESPAIPGTGGPDIDIAPNDPLLAYVHENAGVVDIRTLNLASPALERMREAGVVLVVPLVTSGELVGLLQLGPRRSERDYSKDDRQLLESLARYAAPALRLGQLVRQQEAEARERERMEQELKVAQLIQQQFLPKSLPDLPTWHVSALYRPARTVGGDFYDFIGLPDGRVMVVTGDVTDKGVPAALVMSSTHALLRETGPRLVAPSAVLARVNDLLCEDIPAHMFVTCLAMVLDPPSGAIEFANAGHNLPYVLGTDGTVRSLRATGMPLGLMPGMTYEPSTAVIAPGEQLLLYSDGLTEQHDENGEMFGFDRVSALVAEVRDGVELTDFCLSELARFTGGSVEQEDDITLVSLRRTEGAALGLPVGLVASFSLPSEPGNERQAMSRVHDAVAAYGLAPERLERLKTAVAEATMNAIEHGNRNRADIPVDIAVYDEGDRIAVTVTDHGGSGEEVGPTHPDLELKLAGLQTARGWGLFLIQNMVDEVVQSTQDGRHTVRLVMSIDASPEEGPDDGV comes from the coding sequence ATGGCGAACTCGGTCCAGACCGAGGAGCGGGTCGGCGCTGCACCGGCAGAGGGCTCGACCGGCCCGGCATCCCGCGGCCGATCTCTCCTGCGCCGTCGCTCCCCGGCCGTCACCGAATCGCCCGCGATCCCCGGCACCGGCGGGCCGGACATCGACATCGCACCGAACGACCCGCTGCTCGCCTACGTCCACGAGAACGCGGGCGTCGTGGACATCAGGACGCTGAACCTCGCCTCACCCGCGCTCGAGCGCATGCGCGAGGCCGGCGTCGTCCTGGTGGTCCCCCTCGTCACGTCCGGGGAGCTCGTCGGGCTGCTGCAGCTCGGGCCCCGGCGGTCCGAGCGCGACTACTCCAAGGACGACCGCCAGCTGCTGGAGTCCCTGGCCCGCTACGCCGCCCCGGCGCTCCGCCTCGGCCAGCTGGTGCGGCAGCAAGAGGCCGAGGCCCGCGAACGGGAGCGCATGGAGCAGGAGCTCAAGGTCGCCCAGCTGATCCAGCAGCAGTTCCTGCCGAAGAGCCTGCCGGACCTGCCCACGTGGCATGTGTCAGCCCTCTATCGCCCGGCCCGCACGGTCGGCGGGGACTTCTACGACTTCATCGGACTCCCGGACGGACGGGTCATGGTCGTGACCGGCGACGTCACCGACAAGGGCGTACCGGCGGCCCTGGTGATGTCCAGCACCCACGCCCTCTTGCGCGAGACCGGGCCGCGCCTGGTCGCGCCCAGTGCCGTGCTGGCGAGGGTCAACGACCTGCTGTGCGAGGACATCCCGGCGCACATGTTCGTCACGTGCCTGGCGATGGTCCTGGACCCGCCCTCGGGGGCCATCGAGTTCGCCAACGCCGGCCACAACCTGCCGTACGTGCTCGGCACCGACGGAACAGTCCGCTCGCTGCGTGCCACCGGGATGCCGCTCGGGCTCATGCCGGGGATGACCTACGAGCCGAGCACAGCCGTGATCGCGCCGGGGGAGCAGCTCCTGCTCTACAGCGACGGCCTGACCGAGCAGCACGACGAGAACGGCGAGATGTTCGGCTTCGACCGCGTCTCGGCGCTCGTCGCCGAGGTCCGCGACGGTGTTGAGCTCACCGACTTCTGCCTGTCCGAGCTGGCCCGCTTCACCGGTGGGTCGGTGGAGCAGGAGGACGACATCACCCTCGTCTCGCTGCGCCGTACCGAGGGGGCCGCGCTGGGGCTCCCTGTCGGCCTGGTGGCCTCGTTCAGCCTTCCGAGCGAGCCCGGCAACGAGCGGCAGGCGATGAGTCGCGTCCACGACGCGGTCGCGGCCTATGGGTTGGCTCCCGAACGCCTCGAACGGCTCAAGACCGCGGTGGCCGAGGCCACGATGAATGCGATCGAGCACGGAAACCGCAACCGCGCCGACATCCCCGTCGACATCGCTGTCTACGACGAGGGTGACCGGATCGCCGTCACCGTCACAGACCACGGGGGCTCGGGGGAGGAGGTCGGGCCGACCCACCCGGACCTCGAGCTGAAGCTGGCCGGCCTGCAGACGGCGAGGGGGTGGGGCCTGTTCCTCATCCAGAACATGGTCGACGAGGTCGTGCAGTCGACGCAGGACGGCCGCCACACCGTGCGGCTGGTCATGTCGATCGACGCTTCCCCTGAGGAGGGTCCCGATGACGGCGTATGA